In the genome of Crassaminicella thermophila, the window TTGCTCTTTTATTCATTAATTTAGCAAACTCTTCTATACTACCAGAAATATGCTTAGCTAATGCTACAGCAGCATCATTAGCCGAATCAATTAATAATGCATAAAGGAGCTGTTCTACAGTGAATTCTTCTCCTTCTATGACATATATTCTACTACCATCAGTAAAAGGTGTATCTTTATCGATTATAACTTTATCTTGTAAATTTGCATTTTCTAATGTAAGAATTGCTGTCATAATCTTTGTTGTACTAGCTGGATACATTTGCATATGAGCATTTTTTTCAAACAAAACATCACCAGTATCAGCATCAATTAAAATTCCACTTGGAGCTGTAATTGTAGGATACAATGTTATAGCAAATGCGGGGTATAACGCAGAGTTTATTAGTAAGAATATGATTGTAAGAATTAATACAAATTTTTTCATAATTCACCTCATTAATAAAAAGTTACTTTATTAGTATAACAAAAAAACAAAAAAAATTTAAGGAAAATGAGGGGAAAAATATTACTATATGTGAATAACAAATAAACTAAATGACAAATATACCAATAACAATTATGAAAGTTAAGAAATGATATTGAGGTGATTTTATGAATAAGCTTACGAAACGTGAATTTGTTATAATTTCTACATTTGTTATTATTATGTTATTTATAATAGTAGGTAAATACTATTATAATGAATCAAAGGAAATTGTTTTTGAGCATGAAATGGAAGAAACTAAAGAAATAGATGAAGATATTAAAAAGACAGATATAACTATTTCTAAAAAAGAAAAATTGATTATTGTAGATGTTTGTGGAGAAGTTAGAAGACCTGGAATTGTAAAAATAAAAGAAGGAGATAGAGTAGTTGATGCAGTGACATTGGCAGGTGGACTGTTAAATACTGCAGATAGAAAACAAGTAAATATGGCAAGAATTTTAATAGATGGTGAGCAGATATATGTACCGAAAATAGGAGAGAATCTTACATCAATAAATATTTCAGGAAGTGTAGCTAAAGCATCAATAAAATCAGATAAGATTAATATAAACACAGCTTCAAAAGCTGAACTTGAGAGCTTAGATGGGATAGGTGAAAGCCTTGCTAAAAGAATTATCGAATATAGACAAAATAATGGTATATTTCAAGATATAAGGGATATTAAGAAGGTATCAGGAATAGGAGATAAAAAATTTAGTGCGATTAAGGAACATATTTGTTTAAATTGATAGGATATTTAAAATATGGTAACATAAACTATATGATGACAGAAGATGGGGGTGATAACCATGGCTTTAACAAGATTAACAGAAATGAGCAGAACTTCTGGGTGAGCAGCCAAAATAGGTCCTGAGACCTTGGCACAAGTTTTGTGTCATTTGCCTAAAATTGATGACAAGAATCTACTGATTGGGCTAGAAACTTCTGATGATGCAGCAGTATATAAGCTAAATGATAATACAGCTATTATACAAACACTAGACTTTTTTACACCAATTGTAGATGACCCGTACATGTTTGGTCAAATTGCAGCAGCAAATGCTTTAAGTGATGTATATGCAATGGGTGGAGAGCCAATATTAGCAATGAATATTGTGTGTTTTCCTACTTGTCTGTCAATGAATATTCTTACAGAAATATTAAAAGGAGGTGCAGATAAAGTAAAAGAAGCAGGAGCATTGTTAGTAGGAGGACACAGTGTAGATGATAATGAACCAAAATATGGATTATCTGTTACGGGTATTGTATCTCCTGATAAAGTAATAAGTAATAATTTATCAATGCCTGGAGATATGCTTATTCTAACAAAACCATTAGGTACAGGGATTTTAAACACAGCTATAAAAGCAGGAATGCTTTCAGAAGACTTGATACAAAAGGTTATGTTTGTTATGTCAAGTTTAAATAATATTGGTGCAGCAGGAATGAAAATTGCAAGTGTAAACTCTTGTACTGATATTACAGGATTTGGATTTTTAGGACATGCATATGAAATGGCAAAAGCTAGTAATGTTACATTAATTATAAATTCTAATAATATACCAATTATTGAAGGTGCTATAGATTATGCAAATATGGGACTTGTTCCAGCAGGAACTTATAGTAATGAAGCTTATTTAGAAGGTCATGTATTCTTTGATGAGAGTATTTCAACTTATATGAAGGATATTTTATTTGATCCTCAAACGTCAGGAGGATTGCTAATATCCGTTCCTAAAGATAGTCTAAAAGACTTGCTTGACTTTTACGAAAGAAAGCTTATTACAGATTTTGCTGTAGTTGGAGAAGTTGTTAAAAAAGAAGATGTTTATATAAAAGTAAGATAAAGCATCCATTTGGATGCTTTATCTTACTTAACTAAGTTCTTTTTGATTCTTTTCATATTCTTGAGCCATCTTAAAGATTACAGGGCTAAGTGCTAGTAGTGCAATTAAGTTTGGTATTGCCATAAGGCCGTTAAATGCATCTGATAAGTTCCAAACAATATTTAATTTTGCAGTTGCTCCTACAAAACATAGTATAGCCCAAATCCATTTGTAAATTTCAACAGCTTTTACTCCAGCAATATATTCTAAACATTTAGAACCATAATAATACCATCCAAGTATTGTCGAGAATGCAAAGAAAATTAATCCAAAGGAAACGATGAATGCACCAAAACTAGGGAGTGATTCACTAAATGCAGTAGTTGTTAAAGCTGCACCAGTAAGATTGTCTCTAACAGTCATAAGGCCATCACTACCGATAGTAACAATACCAGATACTAGAATAACTAAAGCAGTCATAGTACATACAACTAATGTATCTAAGAAAGAACCAAGTGAACCGATGATACCTTGTTTTACTGGATCATTGTTCTTAGAAGCTGCGTGGGCAATTGGTGCGCTACCAAGACCTGCTTCGTTTGAGAATACACCACGAGCAACTCCCATACGTACCACAGTTCCGATAAAGCCCCCACCAACAGCATTTGCATTAAATGCATTTGAGAATATCATGCTAAAAGCAGTAGGAATCATAGATGTTTTACTAAATAGGATTATTAATGAACCAATAACATAGATTACAGCCATAGCTGGAACAATTTTATCTGTAACCTTTGCTATACTCTTAATACCACCTACAACAACTAATCCTGTAGCAATAGCGATGATGATACCAGATATGATAGGAGAAAGGCCTATAGAAGTATAAAGGGAAGCAGCAACAGAGTTTGCTTGAACCATATTTCCAATACCAAAAGAAGCAATGAATCCAAATAAAGCAAAAGACCATCCTAGCCATTTCCAATTTCCACCATATCGTTCTTCCATACCTTTACTAGCATAGTACATAGGTCCGCCAGATTTTTCACCTTTTTCATTTGTAATTCTATATTTAATTGCAAGTAATGCTTCACCAAATTTTGTTGCGCCACCAACAGCAGCTGTTATCCACATCCAAAAAACTGCACCGGGTCCACCAACAGCGATAGCTGTTGCAACACCTGCAATATTACCAGTACCAATTGTTGCAGCAAGAGAAGTCATAAGTGCTTGGAAAGGAGTAATATCACCATCATTAGCATGTTCTTTTGAGAAAAGCAATTTAAAAGCATACCCTAGTTTTCTAAATTGAATAACCTTTGTGCCAAGTGTAAGAACAAAACCAGTACCTACCAAAAACACAATCATGATAGGTCCCCATGCAAAACTACCTATCGCACCAATTAAGCTAGATAAACCCTCCATAAAAAACCTCCTTTTTCATTTAGATTTAAATACAATAAACTACATTTTTAATATTGACAACTCAGCACCTCCTTATACTAAAATATTCAACTTAAGAATAGAAAATGAGTGTAAAAAAATAATTTGACTTATATTAATTATAAAATATTGTTATATTCCAATCAATATATAATCAGAAAAATCTAAAAATTATAAAAAATGAAATATATCTTGTATATTTTTTCGTATAAACCATACTAAATTATATGGTATAATTTTAAGTGATTGTAGAGAATAATGGATGTAATGGCAAAAATTAATAATCGGAGTGATAATTATGTCTAAAAAAAGAGATTTATTCGCCCAAATTCCAAAGGTAGATGATTTACTAAATAAAGAGCAAATTAAAAGTTTAGGAGAAAAGGTATCTAGAACTATAATAGTAGAATCTGTAAGAGAAAATATTGACCGAATTAGAAAAAAAATTATAAAGTTAAAAGATTGTGATGTTGATACCTTTAAAATAGATTATGATGAACTTCTTGAAAATATTGTTAATAGCATAAATAATAAAAATATGATAAATTTGAGAAAAGTTATTAATGCAACAGGCGTTGTATTACATACAAATCTAGGACGAGCCTTATTATGTGAATCAATAAAGAAAGATGTGTGGGATGTAGCTAGTAGCTATTCTACATTAGAATTTGATATAAAATCTGGTAAAAGAGGATCTAGATATGCTCATGTTGAAGGTATTCTATCTAAATTGACAGGTGCTGAATCTGCTATGGTTGTTAATAATAATGCAGCTGCGGTGTTACTTGTGCTTGGAACTTTAGCAAAAAATAAAGAAGTAATTGTTTCGAGAGGGCAACTAGTAGAAATTGGAGGGGCATTTAGAGTTCCTGATGTTATGTTGCAAAGCGGTGCAAAGCTTGTTGAAGTAGGAACAACAAATAAAACCCATCTTTTAGATTATGAAGATGCAATAAACGAAGAGACTGCTGCATTATTGAAAGTACATACGAGCAATTATAAGATAATTGGATTTACTCAAGAGGTTGATTTAAAGGATTTGATAGTTTTAGGTAAAAAATACAATATACCGATTATTGAAGATATTGGAAGTGGTACTTTTGTAGATTTTTCACGATTTGGGCTTTGCAAAGAACCGACAGTTCAAGAAAGCATTACAATGGGAGTAGATATTGTAACATTTAGCGGGGATAAATTGCTTGGTGGTCCTCAAGCAGGAATTATTGTTGGTAAAAAGAAGTATATTGATCAGATGAAAAAAAATCCAATTACGAGAGCATTTAGAGTTGACAAACTGACATTGGCAGCTTTAGAAGGAACATTGAGATTATATTTAAATGAAAAAGAAGCTTTAAGAAAAATACCAACTCTTCGTATGTTAACAATAAGTTTAGAAGAAATTAAGCAAAAAGCAGATCTTTTATATAAGCGATTGAATGAAAATATAAAAAATTGTTTCATTGAAAAAATTAATGGTTTTTC includes:
- the selD gene encoding selenide, water dikinase SelD, translated to MALTRLTEMSRTSGUAAKIGPETLAQVLCHLPKIDDKNLLIGLETSDDAAVYKLNDNTAIIQTLDFFTPIVDDPYMFGQIAAANALSDVYAMGGEPILAMNIVCFPTCLSMNILTEILKGGADKVKEAGALLVGGHSVDDNEPKYGLSVTGIVSPDKVISNNLSMPGDMLILTKPLGTGILNTAIKAGMLSEDLIQKVMFVMSSLNNIGAAGMKIASVNSCTDITGFGFLGHAYEMAKASNVTLIINSNNIPIIEGAIDYANMGLVPAGTYSNEAYLEGHVFFDESISTYMKDILFDPQTSGGLLISVPKDSLKDLLDFYERKLITDFAVVGEVVKKEDVYIKVR
- a CDS encoding helix-hairpin-helix domain-containing protein, translated to MNKLTKREFVIISTFVIIMLFIIVGKYYYNESKEIVFEHEMEETKEIDEDIKKTDITISKKEKLIIVDVCGEVRRPGIVKIKEGDRVVDAVTLAGGLLNTADRKQVNMARILIDGEQIYVPKIGENLTSINISGSVAKASIKSDKININTASKAELESLDGIGESLAKRIIEYRQNNGIFQDIRDIKKVSGIGDKKFSAIKEHICLN
- a CDS encoding alanine/glycine:cation symporter family protein, whose protein sequence is MEGLSSLIGAIGSFAWGPIMIVFLVGTGFVLTLGTKVIQFRKLGYAFKLLFSKEHANDGDITPFQALMTSLAATIGTGNIAGVATAIAVGGPGAVFWMWITAAVGGATKFGEALLAIKYRITNEKGEKSGGPMYYASKGMEERYGGNWKWLGWSFALFGFIASFGIGNMVQANSVAASLYTSIGLSPIISGIIIAIATGLVVVGGIKSIAKVTDKIVPAMAVIYVIGSLIILFSKTSMIPTAFSMIFSNAFNANAVGGGFIGTVVRMGVARGVFSNEAGLGSAPIAHAASKNNDPVKQGIIGSLGSFLDTLVVCTMTALVILVSGIVTIGSDGLMTVRDNLTGAALTTTAFSESLPSFGAFIVSFGLIFFAFSTILGWYYYGSKCLEYIAGVKAVEIYKWIWAILCFVGATAKLNIVWNLSDAFNGLMAIPNLIALLALSPVIFKMAQEYEKNQKELS
- the selA gene encoding L-seryl-tRNA(Sec) selenium transferase, with amino-acid sequence MSKKRDLFAQIPKVDDLLNKEQIKSLGEKVSRTIIVESVRENIDRIRKKIIKLKDCDVDTFKIDYDELLENIVNSINNKNMINLRKVINATGVVLHTNLGRALLCESIKKDVWDVASSYSTLEFDIKSGKRGSRYAHVEGILSKLTGAESAMVVNNNAAAVLLVLGTLAKNKEVIVSRGQLVEIGGAFRVPDVMLQSGAKLVEVGTTNKTHLLDYEDAINEETAALLKVHTSNYKIIGFTQEVDLKDLIVLGKKYNIPIIEDIGSGTFVDFSRFGLCKEPTVQESITMGVDIVTFSGDKLLGGPQAGIIVGKKKYIDQMKKNPITRAFRVDKLTLAALEGTLRLYLNEKEALRKIPTLRMLTISLEEIKQKADLLYKRLNENIKNCFIEKINGFSQVGGGSMPLEKLPTILISIKPKFLSINKFEEMLRNNKTPIITRISEDRVLMDVRTIDENEFNMIVEGIVNILSNWG